One Urocitellus parryii isolate mUroPar1 chromosome 9, mUroPar1.hap1, whole genome shotgun sequence DNA segment encodes these proteins:
- the LOC113197754 gene encoding phytanoyl-CoA dioxygenase, peroxisomal-like, whose product ILNYVKCFTGPNIMAMHTMLINKPPGTGRKTSRHPLHQDLHFFPFRPSNRIVCACTAMEHIDLNNGCLAVLPGTHKLPLKPHDYPQWEGGVNPVSHGIQNYDQDHARVHLVMEKGDTVFFHPLLIHGSDRNQTQGFQKVCIHVVPVLKDEWVQKRKS is encoded by the exons ATTCTGAACTATGTGAAGTGCTTCACTGGACCCAATATTATGGCCATGCACACAATGCTAATAAACAAACCTCCAGGTACTG GCAGAAAGACTTCCCGGCACCCCTTGCACCAGGATCTGCACTTTTTCCCCTTCAGGCCCAGCAATCGCATTGTTTGTGCTTGCACTGCCATGGAACACATTGACCTGAACAATGGCTGTCTGGCTGTCCTCCCAGGCACTCACAAACTTCCCCTGAAGCCACATGACTACCCCCAGTGGGAG GGTGGAGTTAACCCCGTGTCCCATGGGATCCAGAACTATGACCAAGACCATGCCCGAGTGCACCTTGTGATGGAGAAGGGAGACACCGTTTTCTTTCACCCATTGCTCATCCATGGATCTGATCGGAACCAAACTCAAGGATTCCAGAAAGTATGCATCCATGTTGTTCCAGTTTTGAAAGATGAATGGgttcaaaagagaaaatcataG